Proteins found in one Prochlorococcus marinus XMU1405 genomic segment:
- a CDS encoding DUF2237 family protein: MTINNQNQLNVLGEEIEICSCAPMTGWFRNGFCHYDKNDGGNHSICCVMDDNFLKYSKSQGNDLITPMPIYSFPGLKDGDHWCICLDRWKQALLDGLAPKVILESTNIVVLESVPLEKLKEYQFNKK; this comes from the coding sequence ATGACCATAAATAATCAAAATCAGTTAAATGTCCTTGGAGAAGAAATTGAGATTTGTAGTTGCGCACCTATGACAGGATGGTTCAGGAATGGATTTTGTCACTATGACAAAAATGATGGAGGGAATCATTCCATATGTTGTGTAATGGATGATAATTTCCTGAAATATAGTAAATCACAAGGTAATGATTTAATAACTCCCATGCCTATTTATTCCTTTCCAGGACTAAAGGATGGTGATCATTGGTGTATTTGTCTAGATAGGTGGAAGCAAGCATTATTAGACGGTCTTGCACCAAAAGTCATATTAGAATCAACTAATATTGTAGTTTTAGAATCAGTACCTCTGGAAAAATTGAAAGAATATCAATTTAATAAAAAGTAA
- a CDS encoding DUF4922 domain-containing protein, whose amino-acid sequence MSLEIYWKKALEQTRLSIDDESLYPLTTDIITRDLYEKDDFIIRKLDTSKFNKKKIYGPKQNPFCPWEKILEIDKIGDNHQLILNKYPVQKGHILLITNKWKPQNGWLDIKDWRAIQQVNKDTSGLWFFNSSPIAGASQPHRHFQLLRRSKGEISCPREKWFLEMNSCQDLDSKLKKNIIVSKFNFSENPSCLFEFYLELCKKLGLGEPISDKKPIYPYNILITNKWIAIIKRKNDHIHGFSINGLGFAGYLLVTENSNINYLKKFGPEKLLESFV is encoded by the coding sequence ATGAGTTTAGAAATATATTGGAAAAAAGCACTAGAACAAACTCGATTATCAATTGATGATGAATCATTGTATCCTCTCACAACTGATATTATTACAAGAGATTTATATGAAAAAGACGACTTCATAATTAGGAAACTCGATACTTCAAAATTTAATAAAAAAAAAATTTATGGTCCTAAGCAAAATCCATTTTGTCCTTGGGAAAAGATACTAGAAATTGATAAAATTGGAGATAATCATCAACTAATATTAAATAAGTACCCTGTACAAAAAGGTCATATTTTACTTATTACAAATAAATGGAAACCTCAAAATGGATGGTTAGATATTAAAGATTGGAGAGCGATTCAACAAGTTAATAAAGATACTAGTGGATTATGGTTTTTCAATAGTTCTCCAATTGCGGGAGCAAGTCAACCTCACAGGCATTTTCAACTTCTGCGTAGATCTAAAGGTGAGATATCATGTCCTAGAGAAAAGTGGTTTTTAGAGATGAACTCATGTCAAGATCTAGATAGTAAACTTAAAAAAAATATTATCGTATCCAAATTTAATTTTTCAGAAAATCCATCATGTCTTTTTGAATTTTACTTAGAATTATGCAAGAAATTAGGACTTGGGGAACCTATAAGTGATAAGAAACCTATATATCCTTACAATATTTTAATAACTAATAAATGGATCGCTATTATAAAAAGAAAAAATGATCATATTCATGGTTTCAGTATTAACGGTTTAGGATTTGCAGGATATCTATTAGTAACTGAAAATTCAAATATTAATTATTTAAAGAAATTTGGCCCTGAAAAACTTCTAGAAAGTTTTGTTTGA
- a CDS encoding molecular chaperone DnaJ: MNIPENSNTKRISIDLPEDLISRFDQLRKEWGFRARGPVIEKILKELLQEDDLLPKNQQQEIDFNENNNNENLNIDDDTALVLIKSDVKKEVNEISLNEKFTNNNQYKEKANSNINLPNFVEKKVKNLRRSINIEKLKENINDIQINTIKETELLKCRIELISHWKTLYGSVPNDNVVEASMDWFERDIWPNLEGTENLPFTWNAANKLMTELCPFWIKKNPSLEIVLLMIGVLEDPFATSDLINRIPTLMRRFVSRFKRKNRSNSFETLDSTMTVHGALKLLNLSTSAGSAHTFCKIREAYKSIALETHPDAGGSTDQMRKLNEAYQLLKNLYRN, encoded by the coding sequence TTGAATATTCCTGAAAATTCAAATACAAAAAGAATTTCAATTGATTTACCTGAGGATCTAATTTCCAGGTTTGATCAATTACGAAAAGAGTGGGGATTTAGAGCAAGAGGACCTGTAATAGAAAAGATACTTAAAGAACTTCTTCAAGAAGATGATTTACTACCTAAGAACCAACAGCAAGAAATAGACTTTAACGAGAATAATAATAATGAAAATTTAAATATTGATGATGATACTGCATTGGTATTAATTAAATCAGACGTAAAAAAAGAAGTTAATGAGATATCTTTGAATGAAAAATTTACAAATAACAATCAATATAAAGAAAAAGCCAACTCAAACATAAATCTTCCCAATTTTGTTGAAAAAAAAGTAAAGAATCTAAGAAGAAGTATTAATATTGAAAAATTAAAGGAGAATATTAATGATATTCAAATTAATACAATTAAGGAAACAGAATTATTAAAATGTCGAATTGAGTTAATTAGTCATTGGAAAACCTTATATGGATCAGTTCCTAATGACAATGTAGTAGAAGCTTCGATGGATTGGTTTGAAAGGGATATATGGCCAAATCTTGAAGGAACTGAAAATCTACCCTTTACGTGGAATGCAGCCAATAAATTAATGACAGAATTATGCCCATTTTGGATAAAGAAAAATCCATCTCTTGAAATTGTTTTATTAATGATTGGCGTTTTAGAAGACCCTTTTGCTACATCAGATCTGATAAATAGAATACCAACACTTATGAGAAGGTTTGTAAGTAGATTTAAGCGAAAAAATAGATCAAATTCATTTGAAACTTTGGACTCAACAATGACAGTACATGGCGCACTTAAATTATTAAATTTATCAACATCCGCAGGATCCGCTCATACGTTCTGTAAAATTAGGGAGGCCTATAAATCAATAGCCTTAGAGACGCATCCAGATGCTGGAGGATCAACTGATCAAATGAGAAAATTAAATGAAGCGTATCAATTGCTAAAAAATCTATATAGAAATTAG
- the pheT gene encoding phenylalanine--tRNA ligase subunit beta — MKVSQNWLKNLVEITSTPEDLSEKLSIGGFEVESLEDCSKNVNGVVLGKVLSVLKQEGSDKLSICQVDIGNSKNLQIICGARNIKPNIYVYVATVGATLNAVDLTIKRSEIRGVMSEGMICSLQELGLEASSEGIEIIDDDLALKHELGTPASDLLQLNDFIYDLAITANRPDGMSVVGIAREISALLESTLNFPEINHKYNIHLLKAIKLCPEAIESNCIYTISCVDGVNGEKLSPNWLKDRIEKSGIKSINLLVDLTNYILLEQGQPLHAFDKDKLSNLIGKEVSPEDFSVRKGKDNESLICLDGKEYVLNDNITVITCCDKPVAIAGVIGGLETSVSNTTASIYLEGAVFNPVTIRKSSKAVGIRTESSSRYEKGISSKNTISAVTRAINLLEEYFSINSPIINTSNLEENEDVLIKLRRNRIHKILGPIIINDQFEKRNLSDNEIVDKLTLIGCTLKNKEYGWDVAVIPNRSNDLIREIDLIEEIARLIGYDRFDLNLPNPIKPGKLSSEQLALRKVKNGFTENGFNEVLSYSLVPEDNEKLIKISNPLLLDTSCLRDNIWEEHLEILNRNIKAGQTSCYIFEIGNVFQKKTDFIQEEVLNGAIYGNRKFGKWINSNKDNDLNYYQARGKLKEALSTLNIKIEDKPTYSIDFLHPGRTAKLFIEGKDVGYFGEIHPKLILEKKSLKKVYLFKINVSNLLGASTRKNKWVPIYKQYPIVPKMERDINFVFSKKFLISEITSQIRKIGKNLLEDVSLIDVFEDTKFGDDQISYTFRLSYRDKDKTLLDSDITSIHSNIISSVEKCFKTKMRN, encoded by the coding sequence ATGAAAGTTTCTCAAAATTGGTTGAAAAATTTAGTAGAAATTACTTCTACTCCTGAAGATCTTTCTGAGAAATTGTCTATTGGTGGATTTGAGGTTGAATCATTAGAAGATTGTTCAAAAAATGTAAATGGTGTTGTTTTAGGTAAGGTATTATCTGTTTTAAAACAAGAAGGATCTGACAAACTTTCAATTTGCCAGGTCGATATTGGTAATTCGAAGAATTTACAAATTATCTGTGGTGCACGCAATATTAAACCGAATATTTATGTTTATGTTGCTACTGTCGGCGCAACATTAAATGCAGTTGATTTAACTATTAAAAGAAGTGAAATTAGAGGTGTCATGAGTGAAGGAATGATATGTTCACTGCAGGAACTGGGTTTAGAGGCCTCTAGCGAAGGGATAGAGATCATTGATGATGATTTGGCTCTAAAACATGAATTGGGCACTCCAGCGTCCGACTTGCTTCAGTTAAATGATTTTATATATGATTTAGCTATTACGGCTAATAGACCTGATGGAATGTCTGTTGTAGGTATAGCCCGTGAAATTTCTGCCCTTTTAGAATCCACCTTAAATTTTCCAGAAATAAATCATAAATACAATATTCATTTACTTAAGGCAATTAAACTTTGTCCAGAGGCTATAGAATCTAATTGCATTTATACAATAAGCTGCGTTGATGGAGTAAATGGAGAGAAATTATCGCCAAATTGGCTTAAAGACCGTATAGAAAAATCAGGTATAAAATCTATTAATCTTCTAGTTGATTTGACAAATTATATTCTTTTAGAACAAGGTCAACCTTTGCATGCGTTTGATAAAGATAAACTTTCAAACTTAATTGGTAAGGAAGTTTCTCCAGAAGATTTCTCTGTAAGAAAAGGCAAGGATAACGAAAGCCTTATTTGCTTAGATGGTAAAGAATATGTCTTAAATGACAATATCACAGTTATTACTTGTTGTGATAAACCGGTAGCTATTGCAGGCGTAATAGGAGGTTTAGAGACTTCTGTAAGTAATACTACCGCATCTATTTACCTTGAAGGCGCTGTTTTTAATCCAGTTACTATAAGAAAATCTTCCAAGGCGGTTGGCATAAGAACAGAATCTAGCAGCAGGTATGAAAAAGGGATTTCATCAAAAAATACAATAAGTGCAGTAACAAGGGCAATTAATCTTTTAGAAGAATATTTTTCTATTAACTCACCAATCATCAATACTTCAAATTTAGAAGAAAATGAGGATGTATTAATTAAACTAAGGAGAAATCGAATACATAAAATTCTTGGTCCAATAATAATTAACGATCAATTTGAAAAAAGAAATTTATCTGATAATGAAATAGTTGATAAATTAACACTCATAGGTTGTACATTAAAGAATAAAGAATATGGCTGGGATGTAGCAGTAATTCCCAATAGATCAAATGATTTAATAAGAGAAATAGATTTAATTGAAGAAATTGCGAGATTAATAGGGTATGACAGATTTGACTTAAACCTTCCTAATCCAATTAAGCCTGGAAAATTGTCATCAGAACAGTTGGCATTGAGAAAAGTAAAAAATGGTTTCACAGAAAATGGTTTTAACGAGGTACTAAGCTACTCTCTTGTTCCAGAAGATAATGAAAAACTTATAAAGATTTCTAATCCTTTGTTATTAGATACTAGTTGCTTAAGAGATAATATATGGGAAGAACATTTGGAGATTTTAAATCGTAATATAAAAGCAGGACAAACGAGTTGTTATATATTTGAAATTGGAAATGTTTTTCAAAAGAAAACTGATTTCATTCAAGAAGAAGTCCTTAACGGTGCGATTTATGGAAATAGAAAATTTGGAAAATGGATAAATTCGAATAAGGATAACGATCTTAATTATTACCAGGCCAGGGGAAAGTTAAAGGAGGCTTTATCAACTTTGAATATAAAAATAGAGGATAAACCTACTTATTCAATTGATTTTCTTCATCCAGGAAGAACAGCAAAATTATTTATTGAAGGGAAAGATGTAGGTTATTTTGGTGAAATACATCCCAAACTAATTTTAGAAAAGAAGTCGTTAAAAAAAGTATATTTATTTAAAATAAATGTCTCTAACCTTTTGGGAGCTAGTACAAGAAAAAATAAATGGGTTCCAATATATAAGCAATACCCAATTGTTCCTAAAATGGAAAGGGATATAAATTTTGTTTTCAGTAAGAAATTTTTAATTAGCGAAATAACATCACAGATAAGAAAGATAGGAAAAAATCTCTTAGAAGATGTAAGTTTAATTGATGTTTTTGAAGATACTAAATTTGGAGATGATCAAATAAGTTATACATTTAGGTTATCTTATAGAGATAAAGATAAAACATTACTGGACTCTGACATTACATCAATACATTCAAATATCATATCTAGTGTTGAAAAATGTTTTAAAACTAAAATGAGGAATTAG
- the rpmG gene encoding 50S ribosomal protein L33, with amino-acid sequence MAKKGTRVVVTLECTEARTSTDPKRSNGVSRYTTEKNRRNTTERLELKKFNPHLNRMTIHKEIK; translated from the coding sequence ATGGCCAAAAAAGGTACAAGAGTTGTAGTTACCCTGGAATGTACTGAAGCTAGGACAAGCACAGATCCTAAGAGATCAAATGGTGTCTCAAGATATACTACTGAGAAGAATCGTAGAAATACAACCGAAAGATTAGAACTAAAAAAGTTTAATCCTCATTTAAACAGAATGACAATTCACAAAGAAATTAAGTAA
- the rpsR gene encoding 30S ribosomal protein S18 yields the protein MPNSIFKKQLSPIKPGDPIDYKDVELLKKFITERGKILPRRMTGLTSKQQRDLTLAVKRARIVALLPFVNPEG from the coding sequence ATGCCTAATTCAATTTTTAAAAAACAATTATCACCTATCAAACCAGGTGATCCTATTGACTATAAGGATGTAGAACTACTAAAAAAATTCATAACTGAGAGGGGCAAAATCCTACCAAGAAGAATGACAGGTTTAACCTCTAAGCAACAAAGAGATCTCACATTAGCTGTAAAGAGAGCCAGAATTGTAGCTCTTTTACCCTTCGTAAATCCTGAAGGATAA
- a CDS encoding ribonuclease catalytic domain-containing protein, whose translation MKDLTNLKTYIIDSDDPHEVDDAISLEIKEGNKKNLWIHISNPCKLFLHDSNVDLNARKRNSSLYLIDQYVPMLPKDILEKANLAQNKVSETISAAIEFNDDGSINKYEISEAIIKPKYQLTYEDANEILEIEPKEEIELIEIKNLLEKSITFRKKQGAIIFESPNSKINLYEDKIILTKLEKTISQIIVAESMILMGYVTSLFIDKYDLTAPFRIQKINCNPSEILNRYNDSDIKYIILKQYMGRSYITTKPGMHESLGLKMYLQCTSPLRRYLDLIIQRQVYNKINNYEVLSKDSVSKIIDYSKNRQSENNNIYKNDKFKYLTLFFKNEKKAFYKIIFVKWINHKKNIALVYFPDYSLEILITLFVSIEIYSNKIYKVKYIINDSNLLEFIY comes from the coding sequence TTGAAAGATTTAACTAATTTAAAAACATATATTATTGACTCTGATGATCCACATGAGGTTGATGACGCTATTTCATTAGAAATAAAAGAAGGAAATAAAAAAAATTTATGGATACATATTAGTAATCCATGCAAACTCTTTTTGCATGACTCTAATGTTGATTTAAATGCAAGAAAGAGAAATAGCAGTTTATATTTAATTGATCAATATGTACCAATGCTCCCTAAGGATATTCTAGAAAAGGCAAATCTAGCTCAAAATAAAGTTTCAGAAACTATTAGTGCAGCAATAGAATTCAATGACGATGGATCAATAAATAAATATGAAATATCAGAAGCAATAATAAAACCAAAATATCAATTAACATATGAAGATGCAAATGAAATATTAGAAATAGAACCCAAAGAAGAAATAGAATTAATTGAGATTAAAAATTTATTAGAAAAAAGTATTACATTCAGAAAGAAACAAGGAGCAATTATTTTTGAAAGTCCTAATAGTAAAATTAATTTATATGAGGATAAGATTATACTAACTAAATTAGAGAAAACAATATCACAAATTATAGTTGCAGAATCAATGATATTAATGGGTTATGTAACAAGTTTATTTATAGATAAATATGATTTAACGGCTCCATTTAGGATTCAAAAAATAAACTGCAATCCATCTGAAATACTTAATAGATATAATGATAGTGATATTAAATATATAATATTAAAACAATATATGGGAAGAAGTTACATAACTACTAAGCCAGGAATGCATGAATCATTAGGTCTTAAAATGTATTTACAATGTACATCACCATTGAGAAGATATCTTGATTTAATTATACAAAGGCAAGTCTATAACAAAATTAATAATTACGAAGTTCTAAGTAAAGATTCAGTCTCTAAGATTATTGATTATTCAAAAAATAGACAATCAGAGAATAATAATATATATAAAAATGATAAATTTAAGTATTTAACATTATTTTTTAAGAATGAAAAAAAAGCTTTTTATAAAATAATATTCGTTAAGTGGATTAATCATAAAAAAAATATTGCATTGGTTTATTTTCCAGATTATTCACTAGAAATACTTATTACTCTTTTTGTATCAATAGAAATATATAGTAATAAAATATATAAAGTTAAATATATTATAAATGATAGTAATCTTTTAGAATTTATTTATTAA
- the metG gene encoding methionine--tRNA ligase has product MTFVITTPLYYVNDKPHLGSVYTTIICDSIARYKRLAGEDVIFITGVDEHGLKIQRTANEKGIEPKSHCDEISKVFNNNWKDWNISFDKFIRTSSKNHEFVVNEFYERVKASDDIYMGVQKGWYCVGCEEFKDNPENSSTYKCPIHQKNLEWKNEENLFFRLSKYQKEIEKIVNEPSFIEPIERKNEIINFVSRGLKDFSISRTNVTWGIPVPGYDNHTFYVWFDALLGYVSAISSDATEHSLEKSINGGWPADVHLIGKDILRFHAVYWPAMLISAKMKVPKKVFGHGFLTREGQKMGKSLGNVLDPNLLLTKYGNDPVRWYLIKDISLGNDGDFQDKRFVDIINNDLANTIGNLLNRTSSMSRKWFDNKVPNNEKILSENKLENFAKIAVENYIYNFDNYKLDLAANEVLSLAINTNLYLNDNQPWLLIKEKDNLLLVKEIIYNVLESTRIIGLLLLPLLPELSTKINEQLGSIYREEIPWKKQLIWGLLVSNSSLPKPTPIINKLEYEQKL; this is encoded by the coding sequence ATGACTTTTGTCATTACTACACCTTTATACTATGTTAATGACAAACCTCATTTAGGAAGTGTATATACAACAATAATTTGTGACTCAATAGCTAGGTATAAAAGACTTGCAGGTGAAGATGTTATTTTCATCACTGGTGTTGATGAACATGGTTTAAAAATACAACGAACAGCTAATGAAAAGGGTATTGAACCAAAATCACATTGTGATGAAATCTCAAAAGTCTTTAATAATAATTGGAAAGATTGGAATATATCCTTTGACAAATTTATAAGAACAAGCTCAAAAAATCATGAATTTGTTGTTAATGAATTTTATGAAAGAGTAAAAGCATCAGATGATATCTATATGGGAGTTCAAAAAGGTTGGTATTGTGTAGGTTGTGAAGAATTTAAAGATAATCCAGAAAACTCATCAACATACAAGTGTCCAATACATCAAAAAAATCTAGAATGGAAAAATGAAGAGAACCTCTTTTTTAGGCTTTCAAAATATCAAAAAGAAATCGAGAAAATAGTCAACGAACCTTCTTTTATAGAGCCAATAGAAAGAAAGAATGAAATTATTAATTTTGTTTCTAGAGGTTTAAAGGATTTTTCAATTTCAAGAACAAATGTTACATGGGGAATTCCAGTCCCTGGTTACGATAACCATACCTTTTATGTGTGGTTTGATGCTTTACTAGGATATGTAAGTGCCATTAGTTCTGATGCGACAGAACATTCATTAGAAAAATCAATTAATGGAGGATGGCCAGCTGATGTTCATTTAATTGGTAAAGATATTCTGAGATTCCATGCTGTATATTGGCCTGCAATGCTCATTTCAGCCAAAATGAAAGTTCCTAAAAAGGTTTTTGGGCACGGATTTCTTACAAGAGAAGGGCAAAAAATGGGTAAAAGCTTAGGAAATGTACTCGACCCTAATTTATTGCTTACAAAATATGGAAATGATCCTGTAAGGTGGTACCTCATTAAAGACATATCACTAGGAAATGATGGAGATTTTCAAGATAAAAGATTTGTTGACATCATCAATAATGACTTAGCTAATACAATTGGTAATTTATTAAATAGAACATCATCTATGTCTAGAAAATGGTTTGATAATAAAGTGCCAAATAATGAAAAAATTTTAAGTGAAAATAAATTAGAGAATTTTGCCAAAATTGCAGTTGAAAACTATATTTATAACTTTGATAACTACAAATTAGATTTAGCAGCTAATGAAGTACTTAGCCTAGCAATTAATACAAATTTGTATTTGAATGATAATCAGCCATGGCTGCTAATAAAAGAGAAAGATAATCTACTTCTTGTTAAAGAAATTATTTATAACGTTTTAGAAAGTACCCGAATAATAGGATTATTATTACTACCTTTATTGCCCGAATTATCTACAAAAATTAATGAACAACTTGGCTCTATATACAGAGAGGAAATTCCTTGGAAAAAACAATTAATTTGGGGATTATTAGTTAGCAACTCGAGTCTTCCTAAACCCACTCCAATCATAAATAAACTTGAGTATGAGCAAAAATTATAG
- the lptC gene encoding LPS export ABC transporter periplasmic protein LptC has protein sequence MSKNYRLIIFLPLFMLGCAPNIIDENKVIQKIDSLDMTIFSKSGDKIYSIISPNSSYDNIELKFELKKPIINILNGKETKYIISSEESTLSDNNKLLKLKGNVKLKTLKKNEDILNADNFIWNIENTDYLLEGNIRFENQNIILNSGKAILSSDNIIEFFNPVKYIIKDENKENKYEINSENAFYNLNTESVSFEAKDKRVKSIIYF, from the coding sequence ATGAGCAAAAATTATAGATTAATAATTTTTCTTCCATTATTTATGCTTGGTTGCGCCCCAAATATAATTGATGAAAATAAAGTTATACAAAAAATAGACAGTTTAGATATGACTATTTTCTCTAAAAGTGGAGATAAAATATATTCTATTATCAGTCCAAATTCAAGTTATGACAATATTGAATTAAAATTCGAATTAAAAAAACCTATTATTAATATACTTAATGGGAAAGAAACTAAATATATTATTAGTTCAGAAGAATCAACATTATCAGACAACAATAAACTCTTGAAATTGAAAGGGAATGTTAAATTAAAAACTTTAAAAAAGAATGAGGATATTTTAAATGCTGATAATTTTATTTGGAATATAGAAAATACTGACTATCTATTAGAGGGAAATATAAGATTTGAAAATCAAAATATCATCTTAAATTCAGGAAAAGCCATATTGAGTTCAGATAACATAATTGAATTTTTCAATCCAGTAAAATACATAATTAAAGATGAAAATAAAGAAAATAAATATGAAATAAACTCAGAAAATGCTTTCTATAATTTAAATACTGAATCAGTAAGCTTTGAAGCAAAAGATAAAAGAGTTAAATCAATAATATATTTTTAA
- a CDS encoding cofactor assembly of complex C subunit B: MGFNGKSLISVGLILFIFQIANFISIETITPELERAQVLAAIASLIVILIGFLFKQFQPMAGEKAVLKGENNFLFDRNMPDEVIDELAWGSEAILTSTAAAAILIHNDGVNILRRGITSSNDFKPGETCLRSIKDMKLISLANTKFYPGRDEFYNFCAEIPSILVVPINNKAFILIGGWSAKCFTKSDEKWINNWSKKINNIFSKNKI; encoded by the coding sequence ATGGGATTCAATGGGAAATCATTAATATCAGTCGGTCTAATACTCTTTATTTTTCAGATAGCAAATTTCATTTCAATAGAAACAATCACTCCTGAGCTTGAAAGAGCACAAGTGTTAGCTGCAATAGCTTCGTTAATTGTTATTTTGATAGGTTTTTTATTTAAACAATTCCAACCAATGGCTGGTGAGAAAGCTGTCTTAAAAGGAGAAAATAACTTTCTCTTCGATAGAAACATGCCGGATGAAGTTATTGATGAACTTGCATGGGGTTCTGAAGCGATATTAACTTCTACAGCAGCAGCAGCAATATTAATCCACAATGATGGCGTTAATATATTGAGGAGGGGTATCACTTCAAGTAATGATTTTAAACCTGGGGAAACTTGTCTGAGATCTATTAAAGATATGAAGTTAATATCATTGGCAAACACTAAATTTTATCCTGGAAGAGATGAATTTTATAATTTTTGTGCTGAAATTCCATCTATTTTAGTTGTACCTATAAATAATAAGGCTTTCATATTGATTGGAGGCTGGAGTGCTAAGTGTTTTACGAAGTCTGATGAAAAATGGATTAATAACTGGTCCAAAAAAATTAATAATATTTTTTCAAAAAATAAAATTTAA
- a CDS encoding fusion glycoprotein F0, whose protein sequence is MNLNINKYILSLIFTGFILILIPSTTYANEINSINKYFGITQQKTVINYEKSQPSSIDNPVVDPNFNTMRSKDTESSTATYIVIGLLIAATIIPLATWWYFSK, encoded by the coding sequence ATGAACCTAAACATCAATAAATATATTCTTTCCCTTATCTTTACTGGATTTATTCTTATTCTTATACCTTCGACTACATACGCAAATGAAATTAATAGTATAAATAAATATTTTGGTATTACTCAACAGAAGACTGTTATAAATTACGAAAAAAGTCAGCCCTCATCTATCGACAACCCTGTAGTGGATCCAAACTTTAACACTATGAGATCAAAAGATACCGAGAGTTCAACTGCTACTTATATAGTTATAGGTTTGTTAATTGCTGCCACAATTATTCCTTTAGCAACATGGTGGTATTTCTCTAAATAA
- a CDS encoding bifunctional adenosylcobinamide kinase/adenosylcobinamide-phosphate guanylyltransferase, with product MDAKDLNISEDSSYIVFITGGTKSGKSEFAEHLAKKVKKLSYVALSENNLDDKEWQDKINLHRKRRPKDWKLIETTDLLNTLRKEEGPLLIDSIGGFVMKSIGKKQNEWSTKMNSLISLLMKRKSVTIIVGEQVGWSLVSEYKIGNTYIERIGELQKRITKISKDNWLAINGRAIKIDELSIEIPT from the coding sequence ATGGATGCCAAGGATTTAAATATTAGTGAAGATTCATCTTATATAGTTTTTATTACAGGGGGTACAAAGAGTGGCAAAAGTGAATTCGCGGAGCATCTTGCAAAGAAGGTGAAAAAATTATCATATGTTGCTTTATCTGAAAACAATTTGGATGATAAAGAATGGCAAGATAAAATTAATTTACATCGAAAAAGAAGGCCAAAAGATTGGAAATTAATAGAAACGACAGATTTATTAAATACACTAAGGAAAGAAGAAGGTCCATTATTAATAGATTCTATTGGCGGATTCGTTATGAAAAGTATTGGCAAGAAACAAAATGAATGGTCAACAAAAATGAATTCACTTATAAGTCTCTTAATGAAAAGAAAAAGCGTAACAATTATTGTTGGAGAACAAGTAGGTTGGAGTTTGGTCTCTGAATATAAAATTGGTAATACATATATTGAAAGAATCGGCGAACTTCAAAAGAGAATAACCAAAATTTCAAAAGATAATTGGCTCGCTATAAATGGCAGAGCAATCAAAATAGATGAATTAAGTATTGAAATACCTACTTAA
- a CDS encoding tRNA (cytidine(34)-2'-O)-methyltransferase, producing MEVALFEPRIPQNTGNIARSCAAFNIPLNLIEPLGFKLEDKYLKRAGLDYWPIVTVNQYENFEKFLASKSTKRIISFSKKNGLYLKDFKFKQDDILLFGREDSGLPDSIIDKSDFLISIFMPNIQTGNNEQKGVRSLNLSVACGIAIYEAHKQINIQNGN from the coding sequence TTGGAAGTCGCTCTTTTTGAACCTAGAATCCCACAAAATACTGGTAATATTGCCAGATCATGCGCTGCATTTAATATACCTTTAAATCTTATAGAGCCCTTGGGTTTTAAGCTAGAAGATAAATATTTAAAAAGAGCAGGATTAGACTATTGGCCTATAGTTACTGTTAATCAGTATGAGAATTTTGAAAAATTTTTAGCGTCAAAATCAACAAAAAGAATAATTTCTTTTAGTAAAAAAAATGGATTATATTTGAAGGATTTTAAATTTAAGCAAGATGATATTTTGCTATTTGGGAGAGAGGATTCAGGATTACCCGATTCCATTATTGATAAAAGCGACTTTTTAATATCAATATTTATGCCGAATATACAGACTGGAAACAATGAACAAAAAGGTGTTAGAAGTCTAAATCTTTCTGTAGCTTGCGGAATTGCTATATATGAGGCCCACAAACAAATAAATATTCAAAATGGTAATTAA